A stretch of Procambarus clarkii isolate CNS0578487 chromosome 20, FALCON_Pclarkii_2.0, whole genome shotgun sequence DNA encodes these proteins:
- the LOC138366850 gene encoding uncharacterized protein: MAQHRECAVLSTKLRAADLSTKLRAADLSTKLRAADLSTKLRAADPSTKLRAADPSTKLSAADPSTKLRAADLSTKLRAADPSTKLRAADPSTKLRAADPSTKLRAADPSTKLRAADPSTKLRAANIRCSFSLQNERRNSSDCA; encoded by the coding sequence ATGGCACAGCACCGAGAGTGTGCTGTTCTTAGTACTAAGCTGAGAGCAGCTGATCTTAGTACTAAGCTGAGAGCTGCTGATCTTAGTACTAAGCTGAGAGCTGCTGATCTTAGTACTAAGCTGAGAGCTGCTGATCCTAGCACTAAGCTGAGAGCTGCTGATCCTAGTACTAAGCTGAGTGCTGCTGATCCTAGTACTAAGCTGAGAGCTGCTGATCTTAGTACTAAGCTGAGAGCTGCTGATCCTAGTACTAAGCTGAGAGCTGCTGATCCTAGTACTAAGCTGAGAGCTGCTGATCCTAGTACTAAGCTGAGAGCTGCTGATCCTAGTACTAAGCTGAGAGCTGCTGATCCTAGTACTAAGCTGAGAGCTGCTAATATACGCTGCTCGTTCTCACTACAGAACGAACGTCGAAATTCTAGTGATTGTGCCTAA